One Comamonas odontotermitis genomic window, ACGCCGCCTCAAACGCCACGAAGGTGATGATGGCCGACATTTCAGCGCCAATCGGCTTGCCGATCAACAAAGGCACCAGCAGGAAGAACCACAGGATCACCATCACCAGCGGAATGGAGCGCATGCCGTTGACGTAGATCGTCGCTGGCACCGTGAGCAGCTTGTTGCCCGACAGGCGCATCAGCGCCAGCAAGGTACCAAAGAAGATGCCACCCAGGGTCGCGATGATGGTCAGCATCACGCTGAAACCCAGACCCTTGATGATGAAGTTCTGGATCAGGTCCCAGTTGTAGAAGGAAAAGTCAAGATTCAGATTCATCTCAGTGGCCTCCCGATCCGCCGGCAGTAATGAAGCCTGGAATGCGGCTCTTCTTTTCAATGAAAGCCATGATGCGATTGATCACAAAGGCCGAGATCATGTAGAGGCCCGTCACTGCCAGGTAGACCTCGATACCGCGCGAGGTTTCTTCCTGTGCCTGCATGGCGAACAGGGTCAGCTCTGCCACCGACACGGCAAACGCCACGGACGAATTCTTGAAAATGTTCATCGCCTCGCTGGTGAGCGGCGGAATGATGATGCGGTAAGCCATGGGCAGCAGCACATAGCGGTAGTACTGGAACGTGGTGAAGCCCAGCGCCATGCCTGCATAACGCTGGCCACGCGGCAGCGCCTGGATACCAGCGCGCAACTGCTCGGCGATACGGGCAGAGGTGAAAAAACCCAGCGCCAGCACCACCAGCAGGAACCCGGGTACCTGCTTCAATACGGGGAAGATGGCCGGCACCACGTGGTACCACAGGAAAATCTGCACCAGCAGCGGCACATTGCGGAACAGCTCCACCCATGCATTGCCAAAACGCACCGTCCATGGCCGGTCTGGCAAGGTACGCAATGTACCGATGATCGAGCCGACGATCAAAGCGATCACCAGCGCACACAAAGACACGGAGACCGTCCATCCCCATGCAGACATCAACCAGTCCAGATACGTGATATCGCCGTTCTTGCCGAAACAGCCTTGCACGACCTGGCGCTCGATGGTGTCTTCACAAAATACTTGCCAATCCCAATTCATAGGGCCACCTCTTTTTTTGTCGTTGTAGCAATGTTTGGCACCGGCACGCAACTATCAATTACCAGTACCAACAAAAACGCCCCTCCAAACCGCTGGTTGGAAGGGCGGTACCCGTGAGGTGTGCTTACTTGACTTCGTAGGCTTCCATCGGCTTGTCGTTAGGATGCTCCCAGGCTTCCTTGGTCGCAGCCGACAGTGGCAGACCCACCTTCACGTTGTTCGGTGGGATGGGTTGCATGAACCACTTGTCGTACAGCTTGGCCAGCGAGCCATCCTTGATCTGGCGCACGATGGAGTCATCCACGGCCTTCTTGAAGGCGGCGTCGTCCTTGCGCATCATGCAGGCGATGGGCTCGACCGACAGCACTTCACCAACGATCTTGAAATCGGCAGGAACCTTGGACTTGGAGATGTTGGCAGCCAGGATGGAGCCGTCCATGATGAAGGCGTCAGCACGGCCCGATTCCAGCATCAGGAAGCTGTCGGCGTGGTCCTTGCCCATGACTTCCTTGAAGGTCAGGCCATCGGCGCGCTTGTTCTTGCGCAGGGTTTGCACCGAGGTGGTGCCCGTGGTGGTCACAATGGTCTTGCCATTGAGGTCCTTGATGCCGGTGATGCCCGAGTTGGCTTTCACGGCAATGCGGATTTCTTCCACATAGGTGGTGAACGCAAAGGCTGCGTCCTTCTGGCGGGCCTGGTTGTTGGTGGTGGAGCCGCACTCCAGATCCACGGTACCGTTCTGCACCAGAGGCACGCGGTTCTGCGAAGTCAGCGGCTGGTACTTGACTTCCAGCTTGGCCAGACCCAGCTGCTTTTGCAGGTCATCGGCAATGCGCTCCGACATCTCGGTATGGAAGCCCACGTACTTGCCGTTGCCCAGCGTATAGCCCAGGCCCGACGATTCACGCACGCCCAGGGTAATACTGCCGGAAGACTTGATCTTCGCCAGGGTATCACCCGCTTGCGCAAACGCGCTACCTGCAGCAACCGCTGCCACCGCAAAAGCCAGCAAATGTTTCTTCATCATCAGACCTCCAGAAAAATCAGTTTGGTTGTAGTCACGCTGTCAAAAACCATCAAGACACCAATGCGACAACCCGCGCGCTCGATTGTGCACCGGTCAGGCTAATGTGATGAGATCATGCTGACACATCTTCAGCAATTTAAATCCCATCATCATTGCCCATAGCATTTTCCAAAGAAAACCCTAAGCTCCGGCCTGCAAAAAATAAGCAATCCGTAAGCATTGCACAAAATAGTTGCGGGCCGTATTAGAAATTACCCTGCAAATCAGAAAAATAAATAGCGCTATCCATATCAGGGATGGCGTGCGGGATTCCGCGACGACAGATAGTCCCACAGGGCCTGCGCACTGCTTTTGACGGAGTCCTTGGACTGCGGCTTTTCCCGGTAGACGCGAACATCCATCTCCACCTCCCATTGCGCGGAACTGGGATGGTCTGCGCGGACCAGTTTCTTGGCCTTGAGCTCCTTTCGGACTGCACTTTGCGGCAGGAAGGCAATGCCATGACCT contains:
- a CDS encoding amino acid ABC transporter permease translates to MNWDWQVFCEDTIERQVVQGCFGKNGDITYLDWLMSAWGWTVSVSLCALVIALIVGSIIGTLRTLPDRPWTVRFGNAWVELFRNVPLLVQIFLWYHVVPAIFPVLKQVPGFLLVVLALGFFTSARIAEQLRAGIQALPRGQRYAGMALGFTTFQYYRYVLLPMAYRIIIPPLTSEAMNIFKNSSVAFAVSVAELTLFAMQAQEETSRGIEVYLAVTGLYMISAFVINRIMAFIEKKSRIPGFITAGGSGGH
- a CDS encoding transporter substrate-binding domain-containing protein, translating into MKKHLLAFAVAAVAAGSAFAQAGDTLAKIKSSGSITLGVRESSGLGYTLGNGKYVGFHTEMSERIADDLQKQLGLAKLEVKYQPLTSQNRVPLVQNGTVDLECGSTTNNQARQKDAAFAFTTYVEEIRIAVKANSGITGIKDLNGKTIVTTTGTTSVQTLRKNKRADGLTFKEVMGKDHADSFLMLESGRADAFIMDGSILAANISKSKVPADFKIVGEVLSVEPIACMMRKDDAAFKKAVDDSIVRQIKDGSLAKLYDKWFMQPIPPNNVKVGLPLSAATKEAWEHPNDKPMEAYEVK